In the Salvelinus fontinalis isolate EN_2023a chromosome 34, ASM2944872v1, whole genome shotgun sequence genome, one interval contains:
- the LOC129833588 gene encoding perforin-1-like, with protein MSLLIVCLWAGLMLSLPRPSCQSCTIGSANECKEAEFAPGTNLAGEGFDITKMKRKGAFVIDMNVWKRKDKTCTLCKNPYLEGKKQRLPLAVVDWRPNHQCSMKVSSKLHRSSESLVSSSGSSVENNWQVNLELEKGSKSGKIMLAGTNSKLAEYSMEKTKSDKFSFTSHSVSCGYYSYRVSGQPKLHREFKTALKNLPKIYQQENKQRYYKLIDNFGTHYITKVSLGGTVLSVTSIMQCQASLQGLSAEEVKMCLDVEASASVGDSNSLKTEFKHCQEDKSKTESKASFSSVFNDRFTEVKGGHTTEPELLFSADKDPASYKEWLDSLPHYPDIVSYSLESLHELLPTTNPARKHLRKAISDYILEKALWKNCSEPCRTGIKSDHRDSCVCSCHNNPGVSADCCPTRKGLARVVITVQRGANLWGDHTTATDGYVKVAFAGQTIGRTTVIYNNNNPSWAMSYDLGTVDLSTSKKLRFEVWDEDDKWNDDLLGECEKELTAGVKEDLCNLQHGQLFYKWEAVCAPSLGGSACMDYVPSPMNPHLEKVYVSRHSRLIPKDMLVSMGVLMDGPNLHGNKSLSTGNRECGRF; from the exons ATGTCCTTATTGATAGTGTGCCTCTGGGCAGGGCTTATGTTGTCGCTTCCTCGTCCCAGTTGCCAATCATGCACCATCGGCTCAGCCAATGAGTGCAAAGAGGCAGAATTTGCCCCTGGAACCAACCTAGCAGGGGAAGGCTTTGACATCACCAAAATGAAACGCAAAGGAGCCTTTGTCATTGACATGAACGTGTGGAAACGCAAAGACAAGACATGCACCCTCTGTAAGAATCCATATCTGGAAGGGAAAAAACAGAGGCTTCCTTTGGCAGTGGTGGATTGGAGACCAAACCACCAGTGTAGTATGAAAGTGTCCAGTAAACTCCATCGCTCCAGTGAGTCTCTCGTCAGCTCCAGTGGCTCTTCTGTAGAGAATAACTGGCAGGTCAATCTAGAGTTAGAGAAGGGATCAAAAAGTGGGAAGATTATGCTCGCTGGAACCAACTCCAAATTGGCTGAGTACTCCATGGAGAAAACCAAGAGTGACAAGTTCAGTTTCACAAGCCACAGTGTGTCCTGCGGGTATTACAG CTATCGAGTATCTGGCCAGCCCAAGTTACACCGAGAATTCAAGACAGCACTGAAGAATCTCCCCAAAATATATCAACAAGAAAACAAACAACGTTATTACAAGCTTATTGATAACTTTGGCACGCATTACATTAccaag GTGAGCCTGGGTGGAACGGTGCTGTCTGTGACCAGTATCATGCAGTGCCAGGCCAGCCTGCAGGGTCTCAGTGCAGAGGAGGTGAAGATGTGTCTGGATGTGGAGGCGTCTGCCAGTGTGGGTGACAGCAACAGCTTGAAGACTGAGTTCAAGCACTGTCAGGAGGATAAGTCTAAGACAGAGAGCAAGGCCAGCTTCTCCAGTGTCTTCAATGATAG GTTCACAGAGGTGAAAGGTGGCCACACCACAGAACCAGAGCTCCTCTTCTCTGCTGATAAAGATCCCGCCTCCTACAAGGAATGGCTGGACTCCCTACCACACTATCCAGACATCGTCTCCTATTCGCTGGAATCTCTCCATGAGTTGCTGCCCACCACCAACCCTGCTCGGAAGCACCTGCGCAAGGCCATCAGCGACTACATCCTGGAGAAGGCCTTGTGGAAGAACTGTTCTGAACCCTGTCGAACTGGCATCAAAAGTGACCACAGAGACTCCTGCGTCTGCAGCTGCCACAACAACCCCGGGGTGAGCGCCGACTGCTGTCCCACCCGCAAAGGCCTGGCGCGGGTGGTCATCACTGTTCAGAGAGGGGCCAACCTGTGGGGagaccacaccactgccactGACGGCTACGTGAAGGTGGCTTTCGCAGGCCAGACAATCGGACGCACTACAGTtatctacaacaacaacaaccccaGCTGGGCAATGAGCTATGACCTGGGAACCGTGGATCTGTCAACCAGTAAGAAGCTGAGATTTGAGGTGTGGGACGAGGACGACAAGTGGAATGATGACCTGTTAGGAGAATGTGAGAAGGAGCTGACAGCCGGGGTGAAAGAGGATCTCTGCAACCTCCAGCATGGCCAACTGTTCTACAAGTGGGAGGCTGTGTGTGCCCCCAGTCTAGGTGGCTCCGCCTGTATGGACTATGTGCCCTCCCCTATGAATCCCCACCTGGAGAAGGTTTATGTGTCTCGCCACTCCCGTCTCATTCCAAAGGACATGCTGGTGAGTATGGGAGTGTTGATGGACGGACCCAATCTCCATGGCAACAAGAGCCTCAGTACAGGGAACAGAGAGTGTGGTCGATTTTAG